Genomic segment of Streptomyces zhihengii:
GTTGATGACGCCCAGGCAGTCGGCGTTGGAGGCGGTGAGGTTGCCGTCGTTGATGACGAGCTGCTTGGTGTCGTTCTTGTAGTAGCCGGTCACCTGTCCGGTGAAGTCGGCCGAGCACGCGGTGCCCTCGACGTGGGCGTCGATGTTGGTGATCGAGCCGTCCACGGCGTTGGCGACACTGCTGACGCCGTTGACGTTCAGCGGCATGCTGCCCGCGGTGGTCACGTCGAAGTCGATGCCGATGACCGAGCAGTCGGTGAACGACAGGGTGGTGATGGTGCCGATGCCGGCGCCGGGGTTGCCGGATCCGGTGTCCAGGGTGCCGGAGGCGCTGGAGGACGCACACTCCAGCGTGGCGGCCGGCACGGTCAGCGTGGGGTTGGTCGCGGTGGCGGTGAAGCTGCCGCCCGGCGTCACGGTCCAGGTGTCCAGCGAGGTGGCGGACGCCTGGGTGACGGTGAGTCCGAGGGCGGCCACGGCGGCGGCCGCGGCGACAGCAGCGTTTCTGGTGAATCGGCGCACGGGTGTGTTCCCTTCAGGGGATTGGCGTACCTGGGGATCGCTTTTCGGCCGCACAGCCCGAAAAGCGGTTGCGGCTCTTTCTTGGAACGCTCAGTGCGATGGAACGCGGGTCGAATTCTTTCGGCCACCCGGTCGTGCGACTTGCGGGAGTGACGTTACGAGCGAGTAACCCCCCGCGCAATACTGGTTCGGGAGATTCCCGCACCGCTGCTACCAGCGGGTATTTTCTTGTCGCGACGCGAGGGGGCGCCTGCGGATTCTTGTCGCGAAGTGAGCAACCGCGCCGTAGCGGACCCCCGTCGGCCGCTCTCGCCGACAGGTATCGGACCAAGTCATGTCACCATGTCCCAACTCCTGTGCAGGCACGTCCCGCTGGTCTATGTTCATGGATCAACGACGTCGCCAGCCACCCGAGTCGCACCAGGTCCGTGGGAGCGCTTCCCCCACCCCTCACGGACACCGACGGACCACCCGGCCACCCGGACCACGAGGGGAGAACCATGCCGAGAACGACCCGCCCGTCCGACGCGGGCGAGCCGCTGGCGCCGCTGCCGCAGGAGTTCGCCGCGATCATCCGGCCCGAACTGCCCAGCCTCATCCAGGAAATCGGCATCGAGGTCTCCCGCGCCTACCCCGAGTACGCACGGCTGCTGAGCGGCCCGTACGGGAAGGCGATCCAGGTGGGCGTCGAGCAGAACATCTCGGTCTTCGTCGAGCAGGTCGCCTCGCCGTCGATGCCCTCCCCGCTGCGCGACGAGATGCTGCGCAGGTTCGGCCGGTTCGAGGCGTACGAGGGGCGCAGCCTGGAGTCGCTCCAGGGGGCCTACCGGCTGGGCGCCCGGGTGGCGCTGCGCCGGGCGAAGCGGATCGGCAGGCGCTACAACCTCTCCCCCACCCTGATGCTGAGCTTCGCCGACGCGCTGTTCGCCTACGTCGACGAGATCGAGGCGCTCACCCGCGAGGGCTACCTGGAGGTGCAGACCAAGGCCGTCGAACACGACGAGACGCTCCGCCGCCGGCTGCTGCACCTGATCATGGCGGGCCCGCCCGTACCGCGTACGGCCATGGCCGAACTCTCCGAGCAGGCGGGCTGGCCGATGCCCGACGAGGTGACCCTGGTCGCCGTCCGCCCGTCAGCGGAATTGGCCGGAATCGATCTCGACAACGATGTCCTCACCGACCTCGGCGGCCCCCACCCGCACTTACTCGTGCCCGGCCCCGTCGACGACGCGCGAAGAGAGCGCCTCATGGCCGCGCTGACCGGCGTACGCGCGGCCGTGGGGCTGACCGTGCCGACCTCGGGAGCGGCCGATTCCATCCGCTGGGCCCGCCGCCTCCTGGATCTCGCCGACACGGGTGTCGTCGACGACACCCCCCTCCTCTTCTGTGCGGACCACATGCTGACCCTGTGGCTGCTCTCCGACACCGCGCTGCTCGACCAGCTCGCCCGCCGCGAGCTCGCCCCGCTCTCCCGGCTCACCGCCACCCGCCGCGGCCGGCTCATCGAGACCCTGCGCACCTGGCTGGACACCCGGGGGACGGCCGCGCAGATGGGCGAGCTGCTGGACGTCCACCCGCAGACCGTCCGCTACCGGCTGCGCAGCCTGGAGGCCATCTTCGGCTCCCAGCTCACCGACCCCGAGCGCCGCTTCGCGACCGAGAGCGTGCTGCGCGCCCTCCATCTCCAGGACCGCCGCCAGAAGGCACGGCGCTGAGCTGCGCGCCGCCCCGCACGGGGCGGCCCGTGACCATCGTCACGTTTGCGTCCCCGCACGAGCGGGTCGGCGCGGTGTCCGTGTTCGCGTAAGGTTTGTCGGCGGTGCGGCGGGGGCGGGGGCCGGCGAGCGGAGCGGCGCGCACCTCCCGCCGGACCATGATCCAGCGGATTCCCGCGTGACCGGAGGCGACGGTGCCGACCGCATCCGCCGCCTGACGAAGACGCCCCTTCGCGGAACCCGGAGACCCGTTCCGGAGTCCTGGAGGGATGGGGGCCGGCCGACCGACGGCCCCCGACGCAGAAAGCAGACAAGGACTCGACGTGACCGCCTCCAACCTCGTCCCGGTACCGATCCCCGACCGGGTGGCCGTGATGATCGGCTCCTGCATGCCCACGCACGTCCTGCACGCCGAGATCGAGGCGGAGTGCGCGGCCCGCGAGGTGCACCGCTTCCGGGGTCCGCTGTGCACGGAGGACCGGGCGGACCGCGAGCACGCGCTCTCCGCGCTGGCACGGGCCAACAAGGTGCTCGCGGCGTACAACCCGGGCCTGACCGTCCGGCCCGACCGGAAGCGCTGACCGCACCCGGCGCACGACAGCCGCAGACCGCACCGAAGAGGCCGCCCCCACCGGGGGCGGCCTCTTCCGTCATGCCCGCCCCCGGTCCGGGCCGCCTCGCGCTCCCCTCACGGGGGGCCACCCCGCGCGCCCGGCCCGGGCGGTGCCGCGCTCGCGGACCGGGCCACCCCTCGCCTCTTGCCGGGGGCGGCGCGCTGCCCTACCTTACTCAGAAGTAAGTTTACTTCGGAGTAAGGAAGCGGCGTGGCGGACAACATCAGCGGTGACCTGGGCAGCCTCGACTTCTCCACGGTCTCCCCCGAGGAATTCGCGAAGATCGTCAAGGGCCTGAGCGCCGGCCAGATCGACGAGACCATGCGCGGCGATCTGCGGATGCGCGTGCTCCGCGAGGTGTTCGGCCGGATGAACCAGCAGTTCCGCCCCGAGGCGGCCGGGGACCAGGACGTCCTGATCCGGTGGAAGATCACCGGCGGGAGCGAGGTGGTCTTCGAGACCGCCATCGCCGGCGGCACCTGCACCATCACCGAGGGCCGCTCCGACCGGGAGCCGCGCACCACCCTGGTGATGGGCGACGCCGAGTTCCTCAGGCTGGTCTCCGGCAACGCCAATCCGGTGACCATGTTCATGATGCGCAGGCTCCGGGTGAGCGGTGACGTCGTCACCGCCTCCGGCCTCACCCGCTACTTCGACATCCCGAAGGCCTGATCGCCATGCCGTCCTTCTTCTCCCTCCAGCTCACCGAGGAGCAGCGCGACCTGCGCGACTGGGTGCACGGCTTCGCCGCCGAGGTCGTACGCCCCGCCGCCGCCGAATGGGACGAGCGCGAGGAGACGCCCTGGCCGGTCATCCGCGAGGCCGCCGCGATCGGCCTCTACGGCTTCGAGTCCCTTGCCGACATGTACGGCGACCCCACCGGGCTCTCCCTCCAGATCGCCAACGAGGAGCTCTTCTGGGGCGACGCGGGCATCGGCATGGCGCTCTTCGGCACCTCGCTCGCGGTCGCCGGGATCTTCGCCTCCGGCACCCCCGACCAGCTCGCCGAATGGGTCCCCCAGTGCTTCGGCGACGCGTCCGACCCGAAGCTCGCCGCGTTCTGCGTCTCCGAGCCGGGCGCCGGCTCCGACGTCTCCGGGATGCGCACCCGCGCCCGCTACGACGAGGCGGGCGACACGTGGGTCCTCAACGGACAGAAGGCGTGGATCACCAACGGCGGCATCGCCGACGTCCATGTCGTCGTCGCCTCCGTCGACGGCGCGCTCGGCGCGCGCGGCCAGGCCGCGTTCATCGTCCCGCCCGGCACGGCCGGACTGGAGGGCGGCAAGAAGATCCGGAAGCTGGGCCTGCGGGCCTCGCACACCGCGGAGGTCTTCCTGGACGACGTACGGGTGCCCGGCAGCTGCCTGCTCGGCGGAAAGGAGAAGCTGGACGCCCGGCTCGCCCGCGCCCGCGAGGGCACCGGGGCCAAGGGCCAGGCCGCGATGGCGACCTTCGAGGTGAGCCGGCCCACCGTCGGCGCCCAGGCCCTCGGCATCGCGCGTGCCGCCTACGAGTACGCGCTCGACTACGCCGGGCAGCGCGAGGCCTTCGGCCGCCCGATCGTCGAGAACCAGTCGATCGCCTTCGCCCTCGCCGATCTGCGCACCGAGATCGAGGCGGTGCGGCTGCTCATCTGGCAGGCCGCGTGGATGGCGCGGAGCGGGAAGACCTTCGACGCCGCGCAGGGGTCGATGGCCAAGCTCCGGGCCGGCGAGCTGGCCGTCAGCGCGACGGAGAAGGCCGTGCAGATCCTGGGGGGCGCGGGGTACAGCCGCGAGCACCCGGTGGAGCGGATGTACCGCGACAGCAAGATCTACACGATCTTCGAGGGCACGAGCGAGATCCAGCGGCTGGTGATCGCCCGGGCGATCACGGGGCGGCACATCCGCTGAGGTGCCCTGGGGCGGGCGGGAAACCCAGCCCGTCCGGCGATTGAGGACACCCGCGCGCAGCGGGGGTGCGCACGACCACCGGCCCGCGGGGGCCCGACCGAGCCCCGGCGGGCACCCCTCACAGGAACTCCCCGTCGACGTACACCCACCCCCCGCCCTCGCGGGCGAACTCGCTGCGCTCGTGGAGTTCACCGCGCTGGCCGT
This window contains:
- a CDS encoding PucR family transcriptional regulator — its product is MPRTTRPSDAGEPLAPLPQEFAAIIRPELPSLIQEIGIEVSRAYPEYARLLSGPYGKAIQVGVEQNISVFVEQVASPSMPSPLRDEMLRRFGRFEAYEGRSLESLQGAYRLGARVALRRAKRIGRRYNLSPTLMLSFADALFAYVDEIEALTREGYLEVQTKAVEHDETLRRRLLHLIMAGPPVPRTAMAELSEQAGWPMPDEVTLVAVRPSAELAGIDLDNDVLTDLGGPHPHLLVPGPVDDARRERLMAALTGVRAAVGLTVPTSGAADSIRWARRLLDLADTGVVDDTPLLFCADHMLTLWLLSDTALLDQLARRELAPLSRLTATRRGRLIETLRTWLDTRGTAAQMGELLDVHPQTVRYRLRSLEAIFGSQLTDPERRFATESVLRALHLQDRRQKARR
- a CDS encoding SCP2 sterol-binding domain-containing protein, whose protein sequence is MADNISGDLGSLDFSTVSPEEFAKIVKGLSAGQIDETMRGDLRMRVLREVFGRMNQQFRPEAAGDQDVLIRWKITGGSEVVFETAIAGGTCTITEGRSDREPRTTLVMGDAEFLRLVSGNANPVTMFMMRRLRVSGDVVTASGLTRYFDIPKA
- a CDS encoding acyl-CoA dehydrogenase family protein, whose protein sequence is MPSFFSLQLTEEQRDLRDWVHGFAAEVVRPAAAEWDEREETPWPVIREAAAIGLYGFESLADMYGDPTGLSLQIANEELFWGDAGIGMALFGTSLAVAGIFASGTPDQLAEWVPQCFGDASDPKLAAFCVSEPGAGSDVSGMRTRARYDEAGDTWVLNGQKAWITNGGIADVHVVVASVDGALGARGQAAFIVPPGTAGLEGGKKIRKLGLRASHTAEVFLDDVRVPGSCLLGGKEKLDARLARAREGTGAKGQAAMATFEVSRPTVGAQALGIARAAYEYALDYAGQREAFGRPIVENQSIAFALADLRTEIEAVRLLIWQAAWMARSGKTFDAAQGSMAKLRAGELAVSATEKAVQILGGAGYSREHPVERMYRDSKIYTIFEGTSEIQRLVIARAITGRHIR